In one Gemmatimonadota bacterium genomic region, the following are encoded:
- the thiC gene encoding phosphomethylpyrimidine synthase ThiC encodes MDPDLRPRAEWVEARRGDPVRTQMHYARKGLVTEEMWVVAGRERLEPEFVRDEVARGRMIIPSNGNHLNLVPMGIGIHARCKINANIGNSAVTSDADGEIEKLRRCIRYKADTVMDLSTGGDIAGIRDAIIRRSPIPVGTVPLYQAIQEVRAVGELTPEGLLAVIRSQAEQGVDYMTIHCGLLREHLPMVSGRITGIVSRGGSLMAQWMMEHHRQNPLFDCYDEILEICREHDVSLSLGDGLRPGCLHDASDDAQFAELEVLGDLTRRAWAKDVQVMVEGPGHIPMDEVVMNVERQQESCDEAPFYVLGPIVTDVAPGYDHITSAIGAAMAGQAGAAMLCYVTPKEHLGLPDAGDVHQGIIAYRIAAHAADVARKRPGARDWDDALSRARYTFDWNEQFDLSMDPDTARSMHDETLPQDVFKGAEFCSMCGPKFCSMRISQQVDEYNARQAGMEAPMRFRESAETAP; translated from the coding sequence ATGGACCCGGATCTTCGCCCCCGGGCGGAGTGGGTGGAGGCTCGACGGGGGGATCCCGTCCGAACGCAGATGCACTATGCCCGGAAGGGACTCGTCACCGAGGAAATGTGGGTGGTTGCCGGGCGGGAGCGCCTGGAACCGGAGTTTGTCCGGGATGAAGTCGCCCGTGGACGGATGATCATTCCCTCCAATGGGAACCATCTCAATCTGGTCCCCATGGGGATCGGCATTCACGCCCGATGCAAAATCAACGCGAACATCGGGAACAGCGCGGTGACTTCAGACGCCGACGGGGAAATCGAAAAGCTCCGACGCTGCATTCGCTACAAGGCGGATACGGTGATGGACCTCTCCACAGGCGGGGACATTGCTGGAATCCGCGACGCCATCATCCGCCGCAGCCCCATTCCGGTCGGTACGGTTCCGCTCTATCAGGCCATTCAGGAGGTGCGCGCCGTCGGGGAACTGACGCCGGAAGGGCTCCTTGCCGTGATCAGGTCTCAGGCCGAGCAGGGCGTGGACTACATGACGATCCACTGCGGCCTTCTCCGGGAGCATCTCCCGATGGTGTCGGGGCGGATCACCGGCATTGTGAGTCGCGGCGGGTCGCTCATGGCACAGTGGATGATGGAGCACCACCGCCAGAACCCGCTGTTCGATTGCTACGACGAGATTCTGGAAATCTGCCGGGAGCATGATGTTTCCCTCTCGCTCGGGGACGGGCTTCGCCCGGGGTGCCTGCACGACGCTTCCGATGACGCCCAGTTCGCGGAACTCGAGGTCCTCGGGGATCTCACACGGCGCGCCTGGGCGAAGGATGTCCAGGTGATGGTCGAAGGGCCGGGGCACATTCCCATGGATGAAGTGGTGATGAATGTCGAGCGCCAGCAGGAGTCGTGCGATGAAGCTCCGTTTTATGTGCTGGGCCCCATCGTGACCGATGTCGCCCCCGGATATGATCACATCACCTCCGCGATCGGCGCGGCCATGGCGGGGCAGGCCGGTGCGGCGATGCTCTGCTATGTGACCCCGAAGGAGCATCTGGGGCTTCCGGACGCGGGCGATGTGCACCAGGGGATCATCGCCTACCGGATTGCCGCGCATGCGGCGGATGTCGCGCGCAAGCGCCCGGGCGCACGCGACTGGGACGATGCGCTCTCCCGTGCGCGCTACACCTTCGACTGGAACGAGCAGTTTGATCTGTCGATGGACCCGGACACCGCTCGGTCCATGCACGACGAGACGCTCCCCCAGGATGTATTCAAAGGCGCGGAGTTCTGTTCCATGTGCGGCCCGAAGTTCTGTTCCATGCGGATCTCGCAGCAGGTGGATGAGTACAATGCCCGTCAGGCCGGGATGGAAGCGCCCATGCGGTTCCGGGAGTCTGCGGAGACGGCGCCCTGA
- a CDS encoding zinc-binding dehydrogenase, with product MAGMGAVVMRDFGGPEVLEWAEVPRPVAEGDRVLVRVAACGLNHLDLWTRSGHRGRSIPLPHILGNEPVGFVEEVGPRAEGVAPGDFVVVAPGFLDRFRADRSGWDTRYPEYGVIGNRAPGGYGEYLAVRAEHVVRVSDRWSPEEWAATPLVFLTAWHMLVGRARLRPGETVLVVGAGSGVGSSAVQIARHFACRVIATAGTREKLSAAKELGAHAAVLHGQDAWSAEVREASGGRGVDVVVEHVGEAIFEDAVKTLAHGGRLVTCGSTTGPSAHLNLTHLFAKQLSILGSYMGDHAELLDVLRLLDAGKLKPVVDRVFPVREAAKAHARMENREHFGKIVLRHGA from the coding sequence ATGGCCGGCATGGGGGCCGTGGTCATGCGCGACTTTGGCGGCCCGGAGGTTCTCGAATGGGCGGAGGTCCCGCGGCCCGTCGCGGAAGGTGATCGTGTTCTGGTGCGCGTCGCCGCATGTGGGCTGAACCATCTGGATCTTTGGACCCGGAGCGGACATCGCGGCCGGTCCATTCCTCTCCCGCACATTCTCGGAAACGAGCCGGTCGGTTTTGTGGAAGAGGTGGGGCCGCGCGCGGAAGGGGTTGCACCGGGCGACTTCGTGGTGGTCGCGCCCGGGTTCCTCGATCGATTCCGTGCCGATCGATCCGGCTGGGACACTCGGTACCCGGAATACGGCGTCATCGGGAACCGCGCCCCGGGCGGCTACGGGGAGTACCTCGCCGTTCGGGCGGAGCATGTCGTGCGCGTGTCGGACCGGTGGTCGCCCGAAGAGTGGGCCGCCACGCCGCTCGTCTTCCTGACCGCATGGCACATGCTGGTCGGTCGCGCGCGCCTCCGGCCGGGGGAGACCGTGCTGGTGGTGGGTGCGGGCAGCGGAGTCGGGTCATCCGCCGTGCAGATCGCCCGGCACTTTGCCTGCCGCGTCATCGCGACCGCGGGCACCAGAGAGAAGCTCTCGGCCGCGAAAGAACTGGGAGCGCACGCGGCCGTTCTCCACGGGCAGGACGCGTGGTCCGCGGAAGTTCGGGAAGCCTCCGGCGGGCGCGGCGTGGATGTGGTCGTGGAGCATGTCGGCGAGGCCATCTTCGAGGACGCCGTGAAGACGCTTGCGCACGGGGGGCGCCTCGTGACCTGCGGAAGCACCACCGGGCCGTCGGCTCACCTCAACCTGACGCACCTTTTCGCGAAGCAGCTCTCCATTCTCGGGAGCTACATGGGCGACCATGCGGAACTGCTCGATGTACTGCGGCTTCTGGATGCCGGGAAGCTGAAACCGGTCGTGGACCGCGTGTTCCCGGTTCGCGAAGCCGCGAAAGCCCACGCCCGCATGGAGAATCGCGAACATTTCGGCAAGATCGTTCTGCGCCACGGGGCCTGA
- a CDS encoding TIGR03960 family B12-binding radical SAM protein encodes MNLDRILRDEILPRVQKPSRYLGNELNAARAAPEPGDVRIALAFPDLYDVGLSNLGLLILYGILNRLPGVSAERTYAPAADLEEKMRARGLPLFSWESRTPLSDFDAIGFTIQYELSATNILNMLDLAGLPLRAADRTDSHPLVLAGGPCVCNPEPYAYFMDAFVIGDGEDAVVELARFLRETRGMKRVARLDALAGLPGVYVPAVHPTVRGPHGQVLPDPSGPTIRKSVVADLDAAPYPTDYIVPYTQQVHDRASLEVLRGCTQGCRFCQAGMTYRPVRERSLPTLDRLLTETVRKTGYDEISLASLSTCDYGKVKHLLEQSVRRLTPQGVAVALPSIRTDSFSVDLSDMVAGAKKSGITFAPEAATGRLRALIDKWIPDEEILGTTEAVFARGWERVKLYFMIGHPTETDEDVEAIARLSREVLARGRTVQPRAQVNVSVSTFVPKPFTPFQWERQIDLEETRHRQEILRRGMKERGLRFRPHDASTSWLEGIVSRNDRRVGDLFEHAWREGCRLDGWSEHFDFAAWRRALEKWGGSPEEALRERSVEEPLPWDHIDILVKKEFLAGELEKAKSGVREEALTADCRSGCHLCGVIDEEKELCNRMIRTAKAGKKESAEWVSRGPVTGPWTEPVTGTIRFRFTKAPEVALLSHLEVQTALGRMLRRAEIPVAFTQGYSPHLRLALSDALPVGMASDAEYGDVRLRRSMSPDRFVERMQAAASPGLGVSAARTVSADAPSLSSRIAAARYRVGLGRLGIPVDDAMDKVAAFLAREEVVVEKLVIRKRREKIVRVDIRPFTRSLVAGESDGEAVLDVVLGRRSGNLVRPKEILAALFGIDGDRLLDARVHKRDSLVEFDGRLVSVGQGWAVSGRYDPWERLPQEGGVA; translated from the coding sequence ATGAACCTCGATCGGATCCTGCGGGACGAAATCCTCCCCCGTGTGCAGAAGCCCAGCCGATACCTGGGAAACGAACTGAACGCCGCGCGCGCGGCTCCCGAACCGGGGGATGTCCGGATTGCGCTGGCATTCCCGGACCTCTACGACGTCGGGCTCTCCAATCTCGGCCTTCTCATTCTCTACGGGATCCTGAACCGCCTGCCCGGGGTCTCCGCGGAGCGCACCTACGCTCCCGCGGCTGACCTCGAGGAGAAGATGCGCGCACGCGGATTGCCGCTCTTCTCATGGGAGTCGCGGACCCCGCTTTCGGATTTCGACGCCATCGGCTTCACCATCCAGTATGAACTCTCCGCGACGAACATTTTGAACATGCTGGACCTCGCCGGGCTTCCCCTTCGCGCGGCGGATCGTACGGATTCGCACCCGCTGGTGCTGGCCGGAGGGCCGTGCGTCTGCAACCCGGAACCGTATGCGTACTTCATGGACGCGTTTGTGATCGGCGACGGGGAGGACGCCGTGGTCGAGCTGGCGCGGTTCCTCCGGGAGACGCGCGGGATGAAGCGGGTCGCGCGTCTGGATGCGCTGGCCGGACTCCCCGGCGTCTATGTCCCCGCGGTTCACCCCACCGTGCGCGGGCCACACGGGCAGGTTCTCCCGGATCCATCCGGGCCGACGATTCGAAAGTCCGTCGTGGCCGATCTGGACGCCGCGCCGTATCCCACCGACTACATCGTTCCCTACACGCAGCAGGTTCACGATCGCGCGTCGCTGGAGGTGCTGCGCGGTTGCACGCAGGGATGCCGGTTCTGTCAGGCGGGCATGACCTATCGCCCCGTGCGAGAGCGCAGTCTCCCGACGCTGGACCGTCTGCTGACAGAGACGGTTCGGAAGACCGGCTACGACGAAATCTCCCTCGCCAGCCTCTCTACCTGCGACTACGGAAAGGTGAAGCACCTCCTCGAACAGTCCGTGCGGAGGCTCACGCCGCAGGGAGTGGCGGTGGCGCTTCCATCGATTCGAACGGATTCCTTCTCGGTGGACCTTTCGGACATGGTGGCCGGGGCGAAGAAGTCCGGCATCACCTTCGCCCCCGAGGCCGCCACTGGGCGTCTGCGTGCATTGATCGACAAGTGGATTCCCGACGAGGAGATTCTCGGCACCACCGAAGCGGTCTTCGCGCGCGGCTGGGAACGCGTGAAGCTGTACTTCATGATCGGGCATCCCACCGAGACCGACGAGGATGTGGAGGCCATTGCGCGACTCTCGCGCGAAGTCCTCGCGCGGGGGCGGACGGTTCAACCGCGGGCGCAGGTGAATGTGAGCGTCTCCACCTTCGTGCCGAAGCCGTTCACGCCGTTCCAGTGGGAGCGGCAGATCGACCTGGAGGAAACGCGCCACCGGCAGGAGATTCTCCGGCGCGGAATGAAGGAGCGCGGGCTGCGGTTTCGTCCGCACGATGCATCGACGAGTTGGCTGGAGGGCATTGTCTCCCGAAACGATCGCCGCGTGGGCGACCTCTTCGAGCACGCATGGCGGGAGGGGTGCCGCCTCGACGGATGGAGCGAGCATTTCGACTTCGCGGCATGGCGCCGCGCACTGGAGAAATGGGGCGGGTCCCCGGAGGAGGCGTTGCGCGAGAGGTCCGTGGAGGAGCCGCTGCCGTGGGACCACATCGACATTCTCGTGAAGAAGGAGTTTCTGGCCGGGGAGCTTGAGAAGGCGAAGAGCGGTGTGCGGGAAGAGGCACTCACCGCGGACTGCCGGAGCGGATGTCACTTGTGCGGCGTGATTGATGAGGAGAAGGAACTCTGCAACCGGATGATCCGCACCGCAAAGGCCGGGAAGAAGGAATCCGCCGAGTGGGTGTCGCGGGGTCCGGTCACCGGGCCGTGGACAGAACCGGTCACGGGCACGATCCGGTTCCGTTTTACGAAGGCTCCCGAGGTGGCGCTTCTGTCGCACCTGGAAGTGCAGACGGCGCTGGGGCGGATGCTGCGCCGCGCGGAGATCCCTGTCGCGTTCACGCAGGGGTATTCGCCGCATCTTCGTCTGGCGCTCTCCGACGCGCTTCCCGTCGGTATGGCCAGCGACGCGGAGTACGGGGATGTGCGCCTGCGTCGGTCCATGTCACCGGACCGCTTCGTGGAGCGCATGCAGGCCGCCGCGTCTCCGGGGCTTGGCGTGTCGGCCGCGCGCACGGTGTCCGCCGACGCGCCGTCGCTCTCCTCCCGCATTGCCGCCGCCCGCTACCGTGTGGGCCTCGGGCGGCTCGGCATCCCGGTCGACGACGCGATGGACAAGGTGGCGGCGTTTCTCGCCCGGGAAGAGGTGGTGGTCGAGAAGCTCGTCATTCGGAAGCGGCGTGAGAAGATCGTCCGCGTGGACATTCGTCCGTTCACGCGGTCTCTGGTCGCCGGTGAGTCGGACGGCGAGGCCGTGCTGGATGTCGTGCTGGGCCGCCGGTCCGGGAACCTCGTCCGGCCGAAGGAGATTCTGGCGGCACTTTTCGGGATCGACGGAGACCGGCTACTCGACGCACGGGTTCACAAGCGCGACTCTCTCGTGGAGTTCGACGGGCGGCTCGTATCCGTCGGGCAGGGGTGGGCTGTGTCGGGCCGATACGACCCCTGGGAGAGGCTGCCGCAGGAAGGGGGCGTGGCGTGA
- a CDS encoding ROK family protein: protein MSRARVLGFDIGGTNAKAVLADRTGRVLARSRRETSSLGAKGVEVAPALAEWARELTARHGIRPRAVGVACAGLVDARSGRVESSPNLPHLRRLRLGDALAGELGRPVHLENDANALAWAEFRFGAGRGARNLVCLALGTGVGGGLVMDGRLHRGAHGLGAELGHMVVERNGRRCACGQRGCLEAYAGAWAITRSARRALARGAPGSRMLAVRLRGEDPTPAALSRAARDGSALATALFAEAGRALGVAVASLVHIFDPDRVLLAGGVSAAGRLLLDPAREEARSRVMDPTVQKHGLRLRKLGDDGAALGAALLAME from the coding sequence GTGAGCCGTGCGCGTGTGCTGGGCTTTGACATTGGCGGGACGAATGCGAAGGCGGTGCTGGCGGACAGGACGGGTCGCGTTCTGGCGCGTTCCAGGCGGGAGACTTCCTCGCTCGGAGCGAAGGGGGTGGAGGTGGCGCCCGCGCTGGCCGAGTGGGCGCGCGAACTCACCGCCCGACACGGCATCCGGCCCCGGGCGGTCGGCGTGGCGTGCGCGGGACTGGTGGACGCGCGTTCGGGGCGTGTGGAGTCTTCGCCGAACCTTCCCCACCTTCGGCGGCTTCGACTGGGCGATGCACTGGCCGGGGAACTCGGACGGCCGGTCCATCTTGAGAACGACGCGAACGCGCTGGCCTGGGCCGAGTTCCGCTTCGGTGCGGGAAGGGGCGCGCGGAATCTCGTGTGCCTCGCGCTCGGGACGGGCGTCGGCGGCGGGCTGGTGATGGACGGGCGGCTGCATCGGGGCGCGCACGGGCTCGGCGCGGAGCTTGGACACATGGTGGTAGAGCGGAATGGTCGCCGCTGTGCCTGCGGGCAGCGCGGGTGCCTGGAAGCGTACGCCGGGGCGTGGGCGATCACGCGGTCCGCCCGTCGTGCGCTGGCCCGGGGTGCTCCCGGGAGCCGGATGCTCGCCGTGCGCCTTCGCGGGGAGGACCCCACACCGGCGGCACTCTCCCGTGCCGCGCGTGACGGCAGCGCGCTGGCCACGGCGCTCTTCGCCGAAGCCGGGCGCGCGCTTGGTGTGGCGGTGGCGTCGCTCGTTCACATCTTCGACCCGGACCGCGTGTTGCTGGCAGGAGGCGTGTCGGCTGCCGGTCGGCTTCTTCTGGACCCGGCGCGGGAGGAAGCGCGAAGCCGCGTCATGGATCCGACGGTGCAAAAGCACGGACTGCGACTGCGGAAACTCGGCGACGACGGGGCGGCACTCGGGGCGGCGCTTCTGGCGATGGAGTGA
- a CDS encoding sulfite exporter TauE/SafE family protein, with translation MILPVLIPAALLASALSGMLGMGGGVVLLAVMASILPVAEVVPVHGVVQLTSNFSRMLALLPRVCWRIVALYAPGMVLGVVAGIRITGGEGLPGFKPAIGAFVLAFLLWDRFKPKRIVVPRWVFLPAGLVGGLLTVTLGATGPFLAAFFLRDDLERREIVATKAAIQSFGHLLKIPAFLSVGFDYVPRLQWIAPLLLCVIAGTWIGTRLLGRMPDALFRKMFRVVLALMALRLLAPVVTGG, from the coding sequence GTGATCCTCCCCGTTCTGATCCCTGCCGCCCTCCTCGCCTCCGCTCTTTCGGGCATGCTGGGCATGGGTGGCGGCGTGGTCCTTCTGGCCGTCATGGCATCCATCCTGCCGGTTGCGGAGGTTGTGCCGGTTCACGGCGTGGTGCAGCTGACCAGCAACTTCTCGCGGATGCTCGCGCTGCTTCCCCGCGTGTGCTGGCGGATCGTGGCACTCTACGCCCCGGGGATGGTGCTTGGAGTCGTGGCGGGAATCCGGATCACCGGCGGCGAAGGCCTGCCCGGGTTCAAGCCCGCCATCGGCGCCTTCGTGCTGGCCTTCCTCCTGTGGGACCGCTTCAAACCCAAGCGCATCGTGGTCCCCCGGTGGGTCTTCCTGCCTGCCGGGCTTGTCGGAGGGCTGCTGACCGTAACACTCGGCGCCACCGGTCCGTTTCTGGCGGCGTTCTTCCTGCGGGACGATCTGGAGCGCCGGGAGATCGTCGCCACGAAGGCGGCCATCCAGTCGTTCGGGCATCTGCTCAAGATCCCCGCGTTCCTCTCCGTGGGCTTCGACTATGTGCCGCGGCTGCAGTGGATCGCGCCGCTTCTCCTCTGCGTCATCGCGGGCACATGGATCGGGACACGCCTTCTCGGGCGAATGCCGGACGCGCTGTTCCGCAAGATGTTCCGCGTGGTGCTGGCACTGATGGCGCTCCGGCTGCTCGCGCCGGTTGTCACGGGCGGATAG
- a CDS encoding TolC family protein, translating into MTARFLPGVRRAAVVAALWIPAAQTGAAFATSEPMAPGAVLDELRREVLAANPRLAAARHRWEAAEFRASVRGSFPDPRVNWVRFLESVETKTGPQTDRIGVRQRIPWPGRLDAREAEASSLASVLRAGVDDTRVGLLRDITHAWADLYLLDREVDITRENLDILIELERVLRQRYRTGTARHADLVKVQVELGELEDRLRSLEDRRRPVLARINALRRSSRSEGVPSAGEPRVFPGVPSLEEVSGALLDRAPRLRARDRAVDAAGEAERLARMEAYPDLIAGVDWIRTGTESASSAGDAGRDPVAVSFAVDLPVFRGRIRDGVHAAEASLEEARAARVAEEDRLFVDAEDALYRLRDAVRREELYRQGLLPKARESWIASLTAYEAARGGFLDLMDARRTLLAFELAHARARADRCRGLADLEAITGVDWAGREENR; encoded by the coding sequence ATGACAGCCCGCTTCCTTCCGGGAGTCCGGCGTGCGGCAGTTGTGGCCGCGCTCTGGATACCGGCCGCTCAGACCGGCGCTGCCTTCGCCACTTCCGAACCCATGGCCCCGGGAGCCGTTCTGGACGAACTTCGGCGAGAGGTTCTTGCCGCCAATCCCCGGCTTGCGGCGGCTCGCCACCGATGGGAGGCCGCGGAGTTCCGCGCTTCCGTTCGCGGTTCCTTTCCGGACCCCCGCGTGAACTGGGTTCGCTTTCTGGAGAGCGTGGAGACGAAAACGGGTCCGCAGACCGACCGCATTGGTGTGCGCCAGCGGATTCCCTGGCCGGGCCGTCTCGACGCCCGGGAGGCCGAAGCTTCGTCGCTTGCGTCCGTGCTTCGTGCCGGGGTCGATGACACGCGTGTCGGTCTCCTGCGCGACATCACTCACGCGTGGGCGGACCTCTATCTGCTGGATCGGGAAGTGGACATCACGCGGGAGAACCTCGACATCCTGATCGAACTCGAACGCGTCCTTCGGCAACGCTACCGCACGGGCACCGCGCGCCACGCGGATCTTGTGAAAGTGCAGGTGGAGCTGGGAGAACTGGAGGACCGCCTGCGAAGTCTGGAGGACCGGCGCCGCCCGGTGCTGGCGCGCATCAACGCGCTTCGCCGGAGTTCGCGTTCGGAGGGGGTTCCCTCCGCCGGAGAGCCGCGCGTCTTCCCGGGTGTCCCTTCGCTGGAAGAGGTGTCGGGAGCGCTTCTCGATCGAGCACCCCGCCTGCGCGCTCGAGACAGGGCCGTGGACGCCGCCGGAGAAGCCGAACGCCTTGCGCGCATGGAAGCGTACCCGGACCTCATCGCGGGCGTGGATTGGATTCGCACGGGTACCGAGTCCGCTTCGTCTGCCGGGGACGCCGGCCGGGACCCCGTGGCCGTGAGCTTCGCCGTGGATCTCCCCGTCTTTCGTGGGCGAATCCGGGACGGAGTCCATGCCGCGGAGGCATCGCTGGAGGAAGCGCGGGCCGCGCGCGTCGCGGAAGAGGACCGGCTCTTCGTGGACGCGGAAGACGCGCTCTATCGACTTCGGGATGCGGTGCGCCGCGAAGAACTCTACCGACAGGGGCTTCTTCCGAAGGCTCGTGAGTCGTGGATTGCATCTCTCACCGCATACGAAGCGGCTCGCGGCGGGTTTCTCGATCTGATGGATGCCCGCCGCACACTGCTCGCTTTCGAACTGGCGCATGCGCGCGCCCGGGCGGATCGTTGTCGCGGTCTTGCCGATCTGGAGGCCATCACCGGCGTTGACTGGGCCGGACGGGAGGAGAACCGATGA
- a CDS encoding efflux RND transporter periplasmic adaptor subunit, with protein sequence MNAKRTGGRPVGKLVGIALVLFVAGILVGRAWLAPSSPAPGTHEGHEQEEAAEVWTCSMHPQVRLPSPGKCPICRMDLVQVESGAAGEDGDAPRLEMSEAARVLAEIETAPVVRDRPRLEIRMTGKAEVDETRVHALSARVAGRLDRMFVDYTGLPVRAGDHLAEIYSPELLAAQEELLQVVASRGALSGESTGLLSDTATATVEAAREKLRLYGLTEEQIKGIERRGETEDHVTLFADHGGIVIEKNAVVGDYVRTGTTIYRIADLSRLWVVLDAHESDLAWLRSGQEVEFDAESLPGRIFTGRVSFIAPAVEEASRTVRVRINVDNSDGLLKPGMFVRAVVYAEVASDGTVVASEFAGRWVCPMHPEVVGDAAGSCDECGMDLVPAEEMGLVSGSPDGDGPLVVPVESVLRTGRRAIVYVEVPDAHRPSYEGREVGLGPRAGDVYIVQWGLEEGERVVSRGNFKIDSALQIQAKPSMMSPGDGTDAMEPEGPVADDALLRILSDVYSTYFELQMALAGDDATVAAAAFARIGTLTNGNFDDIRPGIRPDWKERAVRLGEAVAAAEGVDIAAMRVAFEDASKAMIDLERTFGHAGGEPHHVTYCPMAFDFRGAYWLQDHERIDNPYFGASMLRCGSVEETVPGAAYAGGTR encoded by the coding sequence ATGAACGCGAAGAGAACTGGCGGCCGCCCGGTCGGCAAGCTTGTGGGGATTGCACTGGTGCTGTTCGTGGCGGGGATTCTCGTCGGGCGCGCGTGGCTCGCGCCGTCGTCTCCCGCGCCCGGGACGCACGAAGGACACGAGCAGGAGGAAGCCGCTGAGGTCTGGACCTGCTCCATGCACCCGCAGGTGCGGCTTCCCTCGCCGGGGAAGTGCCCGATCTGTCGCATGGACCTCGTGCAGGTGGAGTCGGGCGCGGCAGGAGAGGACGGCGACGCGCCGCGTCTGGAGATGAGCGAGGCCGCACGGGTTCTGGCGGAGATCGAAACGGCGCCCGTCGTGCGGGATCGCCCGCGACTGGAGATCCGCATGACCGGGAAAGCGGAAGTGGATGAAACGCGCGTCCACGCGCTTTCGGCACGCGTGGCGGGTCGGCTGGATCGGATGTTCGTGGACTACACGGGACTGCCCGTGCGTGCGGGAGATCACCTGGCGGAGATCTACAGCCCCGAACTGCTGGCCGCGCAGGAGGAGTTGCTGCAAGTGGTGGCTTCCCGGGGAGCGCTGTCGGGCGAATCGACCGGGCTTCTTTCCGACACCGCCACCGCAACCGTGGAGGCCGCCCGCGAGAAGCTGCGCCTTTACGGACTCACCGAAGAACAGATCAAGGGAATCGAGCGTCGGGGAGAGACCGAAGACCATGTCACGCTCTTCGCCGACCACGGGGGCATTGTCATCGAGAAGAACGCGGTCGTGGGGGACTATGTCCGCACGGGGACGACTATCTACCGCATCGCGGACTTGTCGCGACTATGGGTGGTGCTCGATGCGCACGAGTCCGATCTGGCGTGGCTTCGTTCCGGGCAGGAGGTGGAGTTTGACGCGGAGTCCCTTCCCGGGCGGATCTTCACCGGGCGCGTTTCGTTCATTGCGCCCGCGGTCGAGGAGGCGTCGCGTACGGTTCGCGTTCGAATCAATGTCGACAACTCCGACGGCTTGCTGAAGCCGGGGATGTTCGTCCGCGCAGTGGTGTATGCGGAAGTCGCGTCCGACGGGACCGTGGTCGCCAGCGAGTTTGCCGGACGCTGGGTCTGCCCGATGCACCCGGAAGTCGTGGGGGACGCCGCCGGATCCTGCGACGAGTGCGGGATGGACCTCGTGCCCGCGGAGGAGATGGGACTGGTGTCGGGAAGCCCGGATGGCGACGGGCCGCTTGTGGTGCCGGTGGAGTCGGTCCTTCGCACCGGGCGGCGCGCGATCGTCTATGTGGAAGTTCCCGATGCGCATCGTCCATCGTACGAGGGACGCGAAGTGGGACTCGGTCCGCGCGCGGGGGATGTGTACATCGTGCAGTGGGGCCTGGAGGAAGGGGAACGCGTGGTGTCTCGCGGGAACTTCAAGATCGACAGTGCGCTGCAGATTCAGGCGAAGCCTTCCATGATGAGTCCCGGGGATGGAACGGATGCGATGGAACCGGAAGGGCCCGTCGCGGACGATGCGCTTCTTCGGATTCTGTCGGATGTGTACTCGACCTACTTCGAACTCCAGATGGCGCTGGCCGGAGATGATGCGACCGTCGCCGCTGCGGCATTCGCCCGGATCGGGACGCTGACGAACGGGAACTTCGACGACATCCGCCCCGGAATCCGACCCGACTGGAAGGAGCGGGCCGTGCGTCTCGGGGAAGCGGTTGCGGCCGCTGAGGGTGTGGACATCGCCGCGATGCGCGTCGCCTTCGAAGACGCATCGAAGGCGATGATCGACCTGGAGCGCACCTTCGGGCATGCCGGTGGCGAGCCGCACCATGTGACCTACTGTCCCATGGCGTTCGACTTCCGCGGGGCCTACTGGCTGCAGGATCACGAACGCATCGACAACCCGTACTTCGGTGCGTCGATGCTTCGGTGCGGGTCCGTCGAAGAGACCGTTCCGGGCGCCGCGTACGCAGGAGGGACGCGATGA